The window GCTGGGCCTAACGGCGGAGGACCTGGAGAACGGCGCGAAGCGCGCGCGAGCGCTGTTCAACGAGAGTCTGCAACGGCTCGGGCGCACCTCCGTCGACATTCTGTACTACCACGGCCGAATCCGCGAGACTCATGTCGCGGGCGATCGCGCGTTAACCGTATCGCACATGCTGGGCCCCGTCCACGATCTGTTCGAGGATCTCAGGCGGGACGGGCGAATTCGTTTCCTCGGGTTCACCGGCCTCGGTGAGACGTCGGCGGTCATCCGGACGATCGACAGCGGCGCTTTCGACGTCTTGCACTGCTACTTCAGTGCCGTGAACCCATCGGCTGGCTACTCGGTGCCTGCAGGCTTCGCTCCCCAGAACATGAACCTCATGATCGACCACGCAACGGCTGCTGGCATGGGCGTCCTTGCCATCCGGATCCTCGCGGCCGGAGCCCTCGCCGACTCGCGGGAGCGGCACCCGCTGGCTGGCGGCACCGGCGGAACCCTCATCACCGGGACCGACTACGCCGCGGACGTGGCGCGCGGTGAGCGACTCAAGTCCATCGCCAGCGAGCTGGGCGTCAGCCTCGCGGAGCTGGCCATTCGGTTTGCCTTGAGCCGCGCGGGCATCGCTACCGCGCTCGTCGGGGTCTCGAGCGTCGAGCAGATCGAGTTCGCCGCCAGAGCCGCCGAGGCCGGTCCCCTTCCACACGCCACCGTCGAACGGATCGTGGCGACGGCGACGCGCTGAAGCATTTCCCGTCTCCCCCGCGCGGAGGCCCCCGCACAGGAGGCGCTTGACGCGCATGGGCGACCAGTGATTTGATGTGCCATTCGCAGGCCGCGGCCGGGCCCCCGGAACTCGACGCGGCATCAGGGAGTCGCCATGATCAAACGGGTGGAGATCAACTACCGCGGCATCTTCCAAAAGACCCTGGCTAAACGCATTGGCGGGGACATCGTCGTGATCGCCAGCCGGATGGGGAAGGTCGGCTTCTCTAACGGGCGCTACTCGGACTCGCCCGAGCGCAACGGAATCCCCTGCAAGTACTTCGCCTTCGTGTCGCCGGACCTCCAGGAAGAAGAGTTGGAAGCCGAATGCGGAGCGAAGCTCGACATCGACGAGGCGGATGTCTCCGTCGTGCTGGATGACACGATGGTCAAGGGCGTCGAGCCCTGGGGGTGGCATGGGATTCGGCCCATCAACGAGAAGATCATTCCCAATGGGTGCCTCCTGATCGTCTCTCGCAAGGATGTCGGCGACCTCACGAAGTTCGTGGCGCGCCGCGACTTCACGTATCGCGTCACCACCCTCGAGGGCGACGCGAATCTCGCCGGCCTCTGGGTCTTCAAAGACGACCTTACCCACGAGCGGGTCCTCGGCGCGATCTCGGCCGTCGATCCGGACGTGATCTCCATCGACGCCGTCGCGGACTATCTCGTCGCGAAGACGGGCGAGGAGCGGCGGGCGCTGGCTGCGCGAGAAGCCCACGATGCCGTGCTGCGGCGGATGGAGCCCGTCACACCCAACGACGGCATCGTCTGGCCCCACAAGGCCCCGGAACTGCCCAAGTGGCACGCCTTCTCCATCGGCGCTGCGGTGCCAGCCGTCGAGCGCGGCTTCGAGATGGGACCCGGCGGCCAGAGTCGGAACGCCAGCTTCCGCCGCGGCACCACCAAGTCGCTCCGACCGGTGGTTCGCTTCGACCTCTGCATTGGCTGCACCCTGTGTTGGCTGGACTGTCCCGACGAATGCTTTGATCCGATCGACGGCAAGCTTTTCGACGTCTCGTACGACTACTGCGTCGGCTGCGGCAAGTGCGCCGTCGTCTGCCCGGTCCCCGAGTGCATCGTGATGGTCGACGAGCTGCGCTTCGAGGACAACAGCAGCCCGTGGGAGCACTACCGTCGCGATCCGGCCGGCTACATCGCGTGGGCTGAGGAAAAGAAGGGGCGAATCCGCGTCTCCTATCCCCACGTGACCGGTACCGGACGCGACGTTCGCGAGGCGGTCGGCCCGCCGGCGAAGCTGGGCGAATGACCAATAATCCAGATTGGAGCAGAGCGCATGGCAGTAGCCAATGACCCCAGGGTCTGGGACCGCGACGAGCTGCTGACGGGCTGCCAGGCCGTGTCGCAGGCAGTGCGCCTCGCCGACGTTGACGTCGTGGCGGCGTACCCCATCCGACCGTACACAGAAGTGATGGACGGGATCTCGAAGATCATCGCGGACGGTCAGCTCGACGCCGAGTACATCATCGCGGACAGCGAGCACTCGCAGTTCGAGATCGTGAAGCATGCGAGCTCGGTTGGCGCGCGCGCGTTTGCCGGGAGCTCTGGCACCGGGTGGATGTACGGATTCGAGGCGCTCGTCGTCGCAGCCACCGATCGGCTGCCGGTTCTCTTCCTCGTCGGCAATCGCGCCCTCGACGACCCCGGCGCCTTCGGCGTCGAGCACAACGACGCTATGGCGATTCGGGACATGGGGTGGCTTCTCTGCTGGACGTCGACTGCGCAGGAGGCGCTGGAGCACATCCTCATCGGGTACCGGATCGCCGAGGACAGCCGCGTCATGATGCCCATGGCGGTCGCCATGGATGGCGCGTTTCTCACCCACTCCCAGCACATGGTGAAGATGCCGAGCCAGGAGGCGGTCAACCGATTCCTCCCGCCCTATAACCTCGGTGCGCGCCGCCTCCACCCGGACAACCCGATCTCCATCGCGCCTCAGGCAAACGAGGATTGGGTGCTCGAGATTCGGCGCCAAAACTGGGAGGCCGCGCGCAGCGCGCGACAGGTGATCAAAGATGCGTACACGGAGTGGAACGCCGTCTTCGGGTCCGACCGGTACGCGTCGCCCTATTTCGACGAGTTCATGACCGACGATGCAGACACCGTTCTGATCGGACTGGGGACGGTCTCGATGCCGGCCCGAACGGCCGTCCGTCGGCTGCGCGAGAAGGGGCACAAGGTCGGTTACGTGAACCTGCGATGGTTCCGACCGTTCCCCACCGAGGAGCTGCGGGCGTGCCTCGGCCGCTTCAAGGCCGTCGGTGTGATCGACCGGGACTTCGCCCACGGCTCCCCGGATGATGGCGGTATCGTCCTCCACGAGGTGCGGTCGACGCTCTACCCGCTACGCGAGCGTCCCGTCGTGACCAATTTCATCTGCGGCCTTGGGGGCCGCGACATCTCCATCGACGACTGCCTGCGGATGTT is drawn from Chloroflexota bacterium and contains these coding sequences:
- a CDS encoding 4Fe-4S dicluster-binding protein is translated as MIKRVEINYRGIFQKTLAKRIGGDIVVIASRMGKVGFSNGRYSDSPERNGIPCKYFAFVSPDLQEEELEAECGAKLDIDEADVSVVLDDTMVKGVEPWGWHGIRPINEKIIPNGCLLIVSRKDVGDLTKFVARRDFTYRVTTLEGDANLAGLWVFKDDLTHERVLGAISAVDPDVISIDAVADYLVAKTGEERRALAAREAHDAVLRRMEPVTPNDGIVWPHKAPELPKWHAFSIGAAVPAVERGFEMGPGGQSRNASFRRGTTKSLRPVVRFDLCIGCTLCWLDCPDECFDPIDGKLFDVSYDYCVGCGKCAVVCPVPECIVMVDELRFEDNSSPWEHYRRDPAGYIAWAEEKKGRIRVSYPHVTGTGRDVREAVGPPAKLGE
- a CDS encoding pyruvate ferredoxin oxidoreductase, whose amino-acid sequence is MAVANDPRVWDRDELLTGCQAVSQAVRLADVDVVAAYPIRPYTEVMDGISKIIADGQLDAEYIIADSEHSQFEIVKHASSVGARAFAGSSGTGWMYGFEALVVAATDRLPVLFLVGNRALDDPGAFGVEHNDAMAIRDMGWLLCWTSTAQEALEHILIGYRIAEDSRVMMPMAVAMDGAFLTHSQHMVKMPSQEAVNRFLPPYNLGARRLHPDNPISIAPQANEDWVLEIRRQNWEAARSARQVIKDAYTEWNAVFGSDRYASPYFDEFMTDDADTVLIGLGTVSMPARTAVRRLREKGHKVGYVNLRWFRPFPTEELRACLGRFKAVGVIDRDFAHGSPDDGGIVLHEVRSTLYPLRERPVVTNFICGLGGRDISIDDCLRMFDITMAARDGKHTPEVVSWLGLRE
- a CDS encoding aldo/keto reductase, with translation MRTRTLGKSGVAISEIGFGCGNVGGLLIRGASAEQLRAIERAVQLGVTYFDTAASYGDGLSERNLGAALHALHPDVLVGTKLGLTAEDLENGAKRARALFNESLQRLGRTSVDILYYHGRIRETHVAGDRALTVSHMLGPVHDLFEDLRRDGRIRFLGFTGLGETSAVIRTIDSGAFDVLHCYFSAVNPSAGYSVPAGFAPQNMNLMIDHATAAGMGVLAIRILAAGALADSRERHPLAGGTGGTLITGTDYAADVARGERLKSIASELGVSLAELAIRFALSRAGIATALVGVSSVEQIEFAARAAEAGPLPHATVERIVATATR